Proteins encoded by one window of Candidatus Woesearchaeota archaeon:
- a CDS encoding aldehyde dehydrogenase family protein — MLTYRNYIGGKWVSSDSKEIFKSIDPARPLHILGYFQKSTKEDVKTAVEAAGKAYEPWSDVPAPYRAKVLFNVRDLLIKNKERLSRLLTLEMGKVLPEARGDVQEAIDVFEYMAGEGRRLFGHTTPSELRDKFCMTIRRPIGIVGLITPWNFPIAIPAWKLAPALICGNSVVFKPATDTPLCAIKLVEILEKAGVPKGAVNLITGSGAEVGSEIIKNKKIRAISFTGSKKVGEYVMQNAGLKKVGLELGGKNAIIVMDDANLDLAVDGIIWGGFGTTGQRCTAASRVIVHSKIKKKLEIALLKKIKGLRLGHGLKSTTDVGPLINKSAVEKTQKYTVIGKEEGAKLLCGGKIVKMLGNFYTPTLFTNVTPTMRIAKEEIFGPVVSILEAKNIDQAIEFANSVDYGLSSSIYTNDIRNAFKAMEKIEAGLTYVNSSTIGSEVHLPFGGVKDTGNGTREAGWGGIEEFSEEKTLYVDYSNKLQKAQIDVVKFKK, encoded by the coding sequence ATGCTAACTTATCGCAATTATATTGGTGGTAAATGGGTCAGTTCTGATTCTAAAGAAATTTTCAAGAGCATTGATCCTGCAAGACCTTTACACATTCTGGGTTATTTTCAAAAGAGCACAAAAGAAGATGTTAAAACTGCTGTTGAAGCTGCCGGGAAAGCATATGAGCCATGGTCCGATGTGCCTGCGCCATACCGCGCCAAAGTTTTGTTTAATGTTCGCGATTTACTTATAAAAAATAAAGAGAGATTATCTCGATTATTAACTCTTGAAATGGGCAAAGTCTTGCCAGAAGCCCGAGGTGATGTACAGGAAGCCATTGATGTATTTGAATATATGGCGGGGGAAGGTCGGCGTTTATTTGGGCATACAACACCTTCTGAACTTAGAGATAAATTTTGTATGACGATTCGGAGACCAATTGGCATTGTTGGATTAATTACCCCTTGGAATTTTCCAATTGCAATTCCGGCATGGAAATTAGCGCCCGCATTAATTTGCGGCAATAGTGTTGTCTTTAAACCTGCAACTGACACGCCTTTATGCGCTATTAAACTGGTTGAAATTTTAGAGAAGGCAGGCGTACCAAAAGGAGCGGTTAATCTTATCACTGGCAGCGGTGCAGAGGTGGGGTCTGAAATTATTAAAAATAAAAAGATTCGCGCAATTTCGTTTACAGGCTCAAAAAAAGTTGGAGAATATGTAATGCAAAATGCCGGATTAAAAAAAGTGGGTTTAGAATTAGGGGGTAAAAATGCTATTATTGTAATGGATGATGCAAATTTGGATCTTGCAGTTGATGGTATTATTTGGGGAGGTTTTGGCACTACTGGTCAAAGATGCACGGCTGCTTCAAGAGTGATAGTACATTCAAAAATAAAGAAAAAGTTAGAAATTGCATTATTAAAAAAAATTAAAGGTTTAAGGCTCGGGCATGGTTTAAAAAGTACAACTGATGTTGGTCCTTTAATTAATAAAAGCGCGGTTGAGAAGACTCAAAAGTATACAGTAATAGGAAAAGAAGAAGGCGCAAAATTATTATGCGGCGGAAAAATTGTTAAGATGCTTGGTAATTTCTATACTCCTACATTATTTACGAATGTAACGCCGACAATGAGAATTGCAAAAGAAGAAATATTCGGTCCGGTTGTTTCTATTTTAGAAGCAAAAAATATAGATCAGGCAATTGAATTTGCCAATAGCGTTGATTATGGTTTGAGCTCTTCAATTTATACTAATGATATTAGAAATGCGTTTAAAGCAATGGAAAAAATAGAGGCGGGTTTGACTTATGTAAACTCTTCCACAATTGGTTCCGAGGTGCATTTGCCATTTGGCGGTGTGAAGGATACAGGCAATGGTACTAGAGAAGCAGGATGGGGCGGCATTGAAGAATTTTCAGAAGAAAAAACTTTATATGTTGATTATTCAAATAAG